The genomic window ggcagtctagacggaaacgctacggcggagcgtattcaacttttccactctggagggtggtttcagatttatgcgttttcattccccaaaaacgccgtcaccgtctaaacgaaaggcacttccgataaaatattttgtcgtttttacccgcaagcgtcctcgtgtaaacggggcctcagacggagatctcctgcatggcaacatgcaGCCCAATTTCCATGAAATCTTACAATAAATCTTCCTACACCCCCACCCTGCATCCTTTGTCTGGGGGAGCCCAACCAATTCAACCTGGGTGGCGTGCAGCATTCCTACACGAGTAATTCTTATTTTCCATGATTTCCTGTACCTCTTTCATATCTTATGCAATCTTTCAATTCCTTTATCCAATAGCTAATTTAATATATTTCGTCACACTTCTCAAACTTTGTCGTAGAAATGTGTGATCTTCCGCAACACTTCTCTCCGTTGGTCAGAATAAAACGGCATTGTTTGACCTCTTTTTGATGATGTCCATCCACGCCTGGGACTCGTCCAGGAGGTCACGCAGGTTATCGTTGGTAACGATGACGCCGTCGGTCGTCTGGGCCAGTTGCAGCATGAACCTGACGGGAACAggcaaaggtcagaggtcagcaagGGTACGCAACTGCAACAGATTTACATAACAGACTTGGTAGAGAACAATGTTTTCAACAGCCtattaaacaatatatatatgtttttaagtGCATTGCTAAGCGAGGCGCCGCACCTACGTCTGGTTCGTGACCCATTTGGAGTCAAGACCACTGCTGCTCTATAGATTGGACTGGTCTGGACTGACCTGTCGTCGTACGAGTTGATCCTCTTCCCCAGCACCTCCCGGGAGGGCGTGTAGGAGAGCAGCCCCAGCTCCTGAAGCTCCGTCAGGTAGTGTTGCTCTGGAGAGcgaaacaaacacacctacagtCAAATCACCAGCTTCCCTCACTCAGACTTCTGGAGTAATTAACTTATTAACAGAGTGGGTGTGACGACGCTAGAAAATACATTCCTGGTGGTACCACCAGCCCTAGAGGAAAATCACAATACACAGATTCTTTGTATTGTTTGAAACACTGGGAGAATGATTATCTTCTCCCTAGCTCAAAAGGACTTACGAGGGGGGGAAGCACAGGTTGCAGAGTTACTTCCCCGTTCGTCCAGGAAGTGCACGTATACTTCAGGAAGTGCATGTTTGTTCACCCTTCAGGAAGTGCACGTATGCTTCAGGAACTGCATTGCATTGCAAGTCTAGGGGGTAACCCTGGTACCTTTGATCTTGGGGTCTAGGGGGTAACCCTGGTACCTTTGATCTTGGGGTCTCGTTTCTGCCTCCACTGGGGCAGGAAGGTGCTGATCCGTCGGTGGCCTCGGGTCCAGAAGTGCTGGACGGCCAGAGCAATGCCACGGCACGAAAAGAAGTGGCCCAGACCATgactgcacaacacacacacacacacacacacacacacacacacacacacacacacacacacacacacacacacacacacacacacacacacacacacacacacacacacacacacacacacacacacacacaccatcaataCAAAGCTTCCCAGGGCGCCACCCGATGAGCCAAACCAATAGACAGGTGGACATTGGCAAAACACAAGCCGCATACATAGGGATAGGTTTGGGCCCTCTTCAGGCGAACGGCTTATGTATCTGTCCTAACATGCAGCGTTTAATGTCAGTTTTATTTTCACTTACTCTTACTTATTGTCACACATTGTGTGgctgttttattgttaatggAGAGCAAGCATACTGTTTTGCTTGCAACATATGCTGATAAAGACTTTCAAATCTTGAATGTACTTCTACTAAAATAGgtaacacagacatgcacattaATATGTTTATATTTCGTACTCGGGTTAAGAAGGGGACGACACTATAAACACGTTAAAAACCGTCCACCTCATGGCCACGTTGCTCCCGTCTATGATGATCATCCTCAGCCCGGGGTCTCCGGGTTGGGCAGGCAGCTGGAGGTCAAAGGTCTGCCGGAGACCCTCCAGGAAGCGCTGCTCCCCGGTGACCAAGGCGCCTGTCGACCAAGGCGCCGCCAGGAAGCCCTGCGGCGGATCCTTCAGTGCCGGGccggggagatggagggggggttggtgttGGTGAGCTGGATCGGGCGGGGGGAAGGGGTAGGGGAACTCGGCCGAAGGATTGGAGGTTTTGTTGTTTTGGCCAGTAGGGGGGAGGTGGCCTGGGGCTTGGGGGTAGATGAAGGGGACATGGGGCTGGGGTTGGTGGGAATAAGGTAGCAGGGGTGAAGTTTCAGTTTTTTTTGCCTTCTGACCCGCGTGGGGGAGATGGCGGGGGGTAGGTCCCGGACCCAGGCCGGTGGCGGGGTAGGTAAGCAGCGGGGGGCCCCTGACttctggcggcggcggcgtcgccGTGGAAACGGAAGGCTTGGGTAGAGGTTCCTGAGGTCGGAGCGCGACGCTCGGTTTCCTTTCTTTCGGGGCGATTTGGGCCGGCGTCAGGTGACCTCCTAGCCtgcctcttccctcctctccggGGCCCGTCCTCCTCGCCTCCCACTCCAGCagcccctcttccccctcctccttgggCACACCCAGCGTCCCCGCCTCCCGCTGCAGCCGGAGGATCAGCTGGTGGGTGGAGAGGTCGGGGAGGCTGCCGTAGACCTCCGctaccttctcctccttgtAGCCACAGCTGGCGGCCGCCCTCTTCACCACCGCCAGGACAAAGTCCTCCTCCGGGTCCCCCCGGCCCTCGTCTCTGGAAGGTTCGCGTCGCATTCCCCTCCCTTTTTCACCCGTCCCCGCTTCACCGACCTCAGTCTCCGTGGGGTAGTTTCTCTGGGCCTGGCGCCTTCTATTGAGGAAGTCGATTATGGGCAGGTCGCTCTTCGGACTCAACTTGACTTGGCCGCTTCGGGCTCCGGGCTCCGGGCTCCTGTCGCTGCAGTCCTGCTCCTGCTGCACCAGGTCCAGGATCTGGGAGGCCTCCCTGGGACCCGTGCGGGCTAGGACCTGCCTCACCACCTGCTCCGTGTAGCCCATGGCTGTGAAGAACTTCAGCAGCAGCCGGAACTCCTTCTGGCTGCCCAGGGAGAGCACCGCCTCGCCGTCCTCCATATCCCCCTCCTccggttcctcctccaccttcccctcGAGCGCCTCCGCCCTGaccgcttcctcctcctccgggcgCTGCTCGGCTCCatctcctccgccgcctcctcctcctcctcttcccccgtTTCCGGCAGCCGTGTGCCCGGGTGGGCCCGACGCGTCCCAGGGTGGGAGGTCTTCCGCCGGGGGACCTGTGAGACCCCACCCAGGTCGCTCTGTAGCCGGCGACGGGTGCTCTGCCACCAAATGCGGCGCGGCTCGGCGACGCTCCGCCTCCTGGCCATCGGGATCCCGGGTGCCTTCCGGCCCGAGACGAGCGCAGGCATTGGAGGCGAGGGCGCTCGCGATGTTCCCCGACTCCCAGCCCAGTCTCGCGGGGCCCCCGGACACGGGGCTAGGTGAACCGTGGCCCGTTGGTTGGTCTAGACACTCTGAGGAACGATCCAAAGAACCGGGGCTGGAATAAAGACCAGACTCTTTCACCAGGGCCAGCAGGCCCTGCTTGGCCGCCTCGGGGAGCGCTAGAAGTTCCGGGGTATGCTTGTCCTCCCATTTCCTCACCAGACAATTGAAGGCCCGGCTTGAATCCAGGGACTTTCCCAGGGCCCGGCTGCCTGTTTCGGGGCATTGGTCCTGGGTGATATGGAACCTTTCCAACAGGTCTGTGATAAGGGAGTAGGCCTGTACTACTGGCTCTGTGAGGCCAGAGATAAGCAGGCAACCATGGGAGCCGACCTGAATCAGGTGAAAGAAAACCATGTCAAGTTTAAGTCTGTCGATCCCGTCGATAAAATTGACAGTCTCAACATGCTTTTCTAGATTAAAATATTACCACCGAAATTGACAAATCGGATTACACTTAAAGCGTAATGGACCTCGCAGAAACAGGAATATATTATTCATGTTATACTGTCGGTTGCCATCTACAACCCCGCCGCTAGATGCTATTACATTTTACACACTGATCCCGTTACATCTCAACATAGGGAAATGATATTTGTTCATGTCGAAGGGGACAAACAAGCTGAATAATTTTGTCAAAAATAACATTATATTGTCCAAACGTATTCATTAAAAGGTTCTCTATCTCTGGAGATCTCCACAGTACGGCAGTTTAACTGTCATCCAGACTTCATTCTACAAAACTAATCGAATTAATCTCCAAATTGAACAAACAAATAGTATGGGAGAAAAGATGTATTGAGGCTTAAAATAACTATTTGGAACACCTTGTCCATCTGTTTGATGCCAGTGTGGAACGAAGCCGAGTTAACAGAGGGCCCTGTTCCAAGGGATTCCCTTTGTCATTCATAAAACCACCTGTCAGGCTTCTGCTAGGAGCCCCTTATCTTTTTGATTAAACCAGAGGCACGGCCGCGACCCCCTTTATGACATCCTGAGGAGCTTCCATCAATAGATTACCATCAGGTTAACAAACGTTGTTGGGTTGGTGGGGGACAGCTGCCCTCAGAAACCTCCTTGTAAACTTTCAGAGAGACGCAgggcgaactcccatctgaggcctcggattattgtattgtatgacTATTCTATTGTTTGTTGATGAATGTTGTGATGTATCATTGTTTCTagtattattacaaatatatatgaccatAATTGTCCACGTAttagtattgtgtgctttttgcgtTTTGGAAATCTCATCTGTCTTGGACGCAATATCTGGTAAAGGAATTGCCACGACAGTGGTTACTTTATGCAAGTGGTAATAAAGCCTTAATCTTTCAAACCGAGTCCTTCTCGACCTTCGAGTACTAGATTGCGGGTTTTTATCCACAACAAGCTCCATGCATACCACAATATATGCGGATGTGTTTTTGATCAGGCAGTCCATGAACAACCCCTGGGCTCCGCAGAACACACAGTGCAGGAACCCCGGGTACGGCACTTCCTGTTGTTGTTCCTCGTTGACCAGGCCTCGGACAAACAGCTGTCACAGGAAGAAAAAGATAATGCAAATTACTTTCAAAGTAAGAGCAATGTAATGTCACCGCAAGGAGAGGAGTCCATAATAATACATACACCTAACCCTATTAACTAGGAGTTAAAACTTTAGACACAAAATAGTTAAAACGATAAATTATGAGATTCAAATTTCATACAAGAAGTAGTCGATCTATCGATACGTCTAtcaacctgtctgtctttctgtctagtATATATCTGTCTCTGTCAATCATCGTGTATGTATAAAAATTTGCATTGATACAAGTTGGAAAATTAAGTTGGTCTTTAAGACGCATTGTGACTCAACGCATTCATCTCGGTGTAATCACCCAGGTGGGCCGTGTTTTGGTCTAGGCCGCCCTAATACATTAAGACTAGAATGATGTGTCATATCTGTTGGTGAGTTGCGAGGTTTATGGACCTTCAGAGAATTTGAATGTTGATTGAATATCTGTTGGTGAGCTGCGTTGTTTATGGACCTTCAGCGGTATAATGTTTGCTTTATTGCAAATATTATTGCCTTTTGCGGAAAGCTAACAGGAAGAGGTGTCAGTTAAATAACTACATTGCAGAGGGTCGGGAAGGGATACAGGCGGTGATTGGAACAATAACGCAGCATTAATAAAAGGTAATAGAATAGGCCGGCTCTCCagacagtggtgtagtctacgtgatacgcaggtatacgccgtatacccactaggaacgcaccaggatttgcatatacccacttaaaaatgtgcacggatacgtatcaatcgtcttgtgacagatctttcacttctgggtttatttttcgcaaataccggttgggtataactgcaattaAATACTTTTAGCAgcggaagttatctcctacattcaccatacataaaattccccctgcgcgctcgcgggctgccctgtctctgttacgaagcgcgaagctgcgcATGTCACTACACACCTTGCAGCAGCAGATGCCACTACCAGAGCTACGGAGACTAGCAAAGACACAACAGAAagaaaagcgtgtgtgtgtgtgtgtgtgtgtgtgtgtgtgtgtgtgtgtgtgtgtgtgtgtgtgtgtgtgtgtgtgtgtgtgtgtgtgtgtgtgtgtgtgtgtgtgtgtgtgtccagtcctcccatattaatgtgtaaaccacataacaagtagtcaacagaagacaatgttttaatcccactttgtatctccttgttacttttagatgagaacccgtGGCCAGCCTTTCGAACtaggtgtcaggctagggaatttaaaaacaggcatccttggttagagtagagggaaaaaaagttaggtaaatgtcagccaacatgcagttggtatgcacaattgaaattcataatgttaatcactatgcaaatgagagtatagctaattcatggtcatttttaaggtgcagtaatttcacactttcacacaattaaattactgtatggtatgtttaGATAACAACAGCAAGatcaattgaaagagtgaaacattagtctcctgtcatctccttctcatgcactggttagccatggttgtaaacagttcattaaattattttgagtagattttgtccttgtttatcatgtgctattgctactatagatatacaaaggacaacttgtcatttttgtgttctatttgttcatactgttattaaaactgataaagctattcagctttccatgattgttgataatcgttatactcttatatcagcgggttgtagacccctgcgttggtgagtgtggtgcgacaccccataagcgccacacacgtaaacgtaccggtgggacgggtttgtacgaggctgggagggaatcatcacagtatacccactacaataacatagactacaccactgtctAGACAATAATACATTTCACTTTTTACTCAAGGCAAAATGATGGAGTTAGACTGACCTTAGCAGCGGCCACATTGTGGCTCGCACCCCGCAAGTTGAGCCACATCTGCCCATCGTTGTGAGGCACATCTTCGGTCCCGATCCCAAATGAAACCCGGAATATCTTCTCCACTGAATGTCGCTGGGACGTTAGAGAATCCCGCAACGTACCGGCGCAGGCGAACTCATCCTTCACCATTAGCTCACCCTCCCTCACGGAACCGCTGTGCGACGGGTCCATCaacccagtctctctctctccaaccaccTCCCAATCTCTCTGAAACGACCTATTGGTTATTTGGGGACCGACACATCGAAAGGGAATGGAGAGGTAGAGGCTGAAACATTGGCACAATTTCGGGCTAAGTTGTCTGATATTACGCTACTTTATACATTGTTGAAGTAGAGCTAGCCCTAACTTCTCCTACCTACTTTGTTGAACGGCTTGATCTGTGTCTGCCTTTAAGTTTCGTCTTTacttcccttctctctcattTGAGCAGGGGAGGAACTGGTCGTAACTTTAGTGGTCCAAAATGTTGGCACTCGATTATGATAATAAAGGCGACAAAAAAGCGGAATATTCTACATTATAACTTGATGATGGTTTTAACCTGTCTCCTATTTCACTATAATACAAAGTTTCGTAGTCCAGACAAACCCAAACAAAACGAAAGTGGCAACGACGCGCCAGACTGGGGCGGTCCCCCAGGCTCTTCATGGCGGTTGCCTTGATCCAAGGGTCCGAGCGTACAGGGGGCGTTGCTTCTCTCCGTTACCAGCCAGTCAATGATCCGGACGCACTGTGACTGGTCTCTTCATTGGTTGGTAAAAGAGATTTGTGCCGCCCAGTTTACGTTCCGATATTTATCTCGGAAACCAAGTGAATAGTTGATCTTAGTTAACGTCAATAACAATATTTTCGACGAGTCTTTTGATGTgtctttattgttttattgtaagAGATAAATAACTTTAATGTCAACACATATGCAGCATTTAGGGTGAATCATAATAAAGTATACATTCTTCCTCCTAATAAAAGACGTCAAAACACGACCCAGATTGGCCAGGGGAATTCCATTAACGTCACGAACTTGTTTTCCCCCTTGAGCTTGTGCAGCGCACGCgctgtgatgtcatcagagTCCAGGAAACAGACGAAGAGAGGGAGACTTAATGCTGGGCTTGAAAATTAGTATTGTGAACCGACAGAAATAATTATTAAATCATAGTTAGtgaattatttatta from Gadus morhua chromosome 17, gadMor3.0, whole genome shotgun sequence includes these protein-coding regions:
- the khnyn gene encoding protein KHNYN; this translates as MDPSHSGSVREGELMVKDEFACAGTLRDSLTSQRHSVEKIFRVSFGIGTEDVPHNDGQMWLNLRGASHNVAAAKLFVRGLVNEEQQQEVPYPGFLHCVFCGAQGLFMDCLIKNTSAYIVVGSHGCLLISGLTEPVVQAYSLITDLLERFHITQDQCPETGSRALGKSLDSSRAFNCLVRKWEDKHTPELLALPEAAKQGLLALVKESGLYSSPGSLDRSSECLDQPTGHGSPSPVSGGPARLGWESGNIASALASNACARLGPEGTRDPDGQEAERRRAAPHLVAEHPSPATERPGWGLTGPPAEDLPPWDASGPPGHTAAGNGGRGGGGGGGGDGAEQRPEEEEAVRAEALEGKVEEEPEEGDMEDGEAVLSLGSQKEFRLLLKFFTAMGYTEQVVRQVLARTGPREASQILDLVQQEQDCSDRSPEPGARSGQVKLSPKSDLPIIDFLNRRRQAQRNYPTETEVGEAGTGEKGRGMRREPSRDEGRGDPEEDFVLAVVKRAAASCGYKEEKVAEVYGSLPDLSTHQLILRLQREAGTLGVPKEEGEEGLLEWEARRTGPGEEGRGRLGGHLTPAQIAPKERKPSVALRPQEPLPKPSVSTATPPPPEVRGPPLLTYPATGLGPGPTPRHLPHAGQKAKKTETSPLLPYSHQPQPHVPFIYPQAPGHLPPTGQNNKTSNPSAEFPYPFPPPDPAHQHQPPLHLPGPALKDPPQGFLAAPWSTGALVTGEQRFLEGLRQTFDLQLPAQPGDPGLRMIIIDGSNVAMSHGLGHFFSCRGIALAVQHFWTRGHRRISTFLPQWRQKRDPKIKEQHYLTELQELGLLSYTPSREVLGKRINSYDDRFMLQLAQTTDGVIVTNDNLRDLLDESQAWMDIIKKRLLQYTFVGDLFMVPDDPLGRGGPHLDHFLRSEHWTPYPGSHSFAGVASPFPASKLPRAKTEVLQYHDLTPGGAAPEPEPRGIRAAGGKKKSGPGRAASPGKVTRSGGWKAGPERGVDETARLRDSLCQVFPGQDSTVGLVLQRHPTETDINFLSHLVLELQKG